The Hippea alviniae EP5-r region TCTATTGATAGATAACCGTCGTTTTCTATGATGATAACATCAGCAGGAACTATGTTTCCTATTTTTATCTTGACAATGTCTCCGGGAACAAGCAGCTTTGATGGTATCTCTGTCCACTTTCCATCTCTTAGCACCAAAGCTTTGCTTGCCAGTTTGCTTTTTAATACTTCTATAGCATTTAAGGCTTTGTGTTCCTGGTAAAAGTCTAATATGGCATTAACAAAGAGCATTATTGTGATGATTATAAAATCTTCCCAATGATGAACTATAGCACTTAGAATAGCTGCTATCTCAATCATCCATGGGATTGGTCCCCAGAATCTTCTAAGAATCCTTCTTAAAAGAGATTCTCTTTTTTCTGAAATCTCGTTTAGTCCAAACCTTTTTATTCTCTCTTCAGCTTCTTGGTTTATAAGTCCTTCATTTTCGTCTGTTTTTAATTCTGCCACTATTTTGTAAAGTGGCATGTTTTTGTAATCATCTGCATTCATCTCTTAGGGCTCCTTTGCAAGTATTTTCTCTATTCTTTTAAACATTTCCGTTGCTGATGCCCTTTGAGAATGCTCATAATAGTAATTGTATTCCTTTGGATATTTTAGGTAATACTTCTGGTGATACTCTTCGGCTTCATAAAACTCAGAAACAGGCAGTATTTTTGTGTTTACGGTTATATTGGCTTTTTCGAGTTTTTCTTTTAATTTTTCTGCTATTTTCTTTTCTGTGTCGTTAGAGTAAAATATGGCAGTCTCATACTGTTTACCTATGTCGCAGAACTGCCCGTAAGGGTTTGTTGGGTCTATGTTTTTAAAGAATACTTTAACTAACTCTTCGTATGATATTTTCTCTGTATTATACTCAACCTTTACAGCTTCATAGTGTCCGCCTATGCCTGCTGAAACCTTCTCATAGGTTGGATTTTTCAATCTTCCACCTGTGTATCCAACTGTTGTTCTTATAACACCATCTGTTTGGTCAAATACT contains the following coding sequences:
- the msrA gene encoding peptide-methionine (S)-S-oxide reductase MsrA; this translates as MRVSTAIFAGGCFWCLQKVFDQTDGVIRTTVGYTGGRLKNPTYEKVSAGIGGHYEAVKVEYNTEKISYEELVKVFFKNIDPTNPYGQFCDIGKQYETAIFYSNDTEKKIAEKLKEKLEKANITVNTKILPVSEFYEAEEYHQKYYLKYPKEYNYYYEHSQRASATEMFKRIEKILAKEP